tttccaatacaAATAGGGACCCCAACAGATGCAACATTTCAATTTATTCTTGGCAGGCAGATCTAACTAGTTTAAAAGCAAATGACCTAGCAGCACTTTGATAATTGAAATATCTGCTTTACAACCAGTTAATTACTTAGGTCTTCAGGGAAGATTTGGTTTTATAATCAAATACAAATGTGACATTCTCTACAGGAGATCAACAAAAAATAGCACAGGAGATCTATAATTTTGTAGGATCATTTTCTTCTCTATATAGGTTGTTAGTGGAGATAGGAGATTATTTCTTGATGTTCAGGAAAACCCCATGTGGCCAGTTTTTTGAAACAGGAGTAAAAATGGGCAGTcgggtgcactaagctcccgctatgcacggCGTCTGGGGacggccggaccacaagggtctattgtacgcagccttaacctacatttctgcaagaggttattTTCTAttgctcgaacccgtgacctcctagtCACATGGAAGCAACTTTACCAATCACGCCAAGACTTCCCTTTCAAATTTTTTTAAACAGCATTAAAACAAAAATGCTAGCTAAGAAATCAGTTAAAGTTAAATGATGCAGAGTAGGAAATAGATTTTGTGTTTGACAAAATATATTGGGGGACAATTCTCCCACCAAAATATTACACATAGAGAACAATATCTAAAGAATCAGTCTTTCTTTGTTCTAGTTGCATCAAATGAGTATAAAAATTACAGAACGGAGAAAAGTAAAAGAGACAACTTCATTCTCTTAAACCACCCCCTAATCATGAACAATTATATagagaaaagagaaaaataaaaagcaagagcACATGAACCTTTTTCCACCTTGCCCACTGTTCTTTCCTATGCATTGCAATATAATCCAACCACTTAACCTtcaacccccccccccaacacacacacacaaccaCCCCACCTTGATCAATGAATTCTAATTAGACCAaataataaaaaaggaaaagaagcatTGAGCAAAGTAAAAAAAGAGCCACACCCGTGGTaatattgtaccttttgtttttGCATCATCAAAGATTGAATCTTTCATACAAATCATCAGTGTGCTATTACTTTAGATCTCTTCTTTGCCTCACTGTAAAGCACCACTCCCATTACTGTCACAGCAAATCCTGTTATTCCCATAATGTTCACTGGGTTCCTGAATATCAAAACTGAAACCACTGCAGCCACTGCTGCCTTTGCATTCCCCAAAACTTGCAGTGTCAATGCACTTGTGTGCTTTGTAACCAAGAAATTAGTCAAGTTTACCAAATAAGCAACTGTAGCATTACCaatcaacaagaacaccataaatccATCTCCCTTAGCTTTCTCCAATGTGACTGCTGCCACATTTCCCTCTATGTATAGTGTAAAAGGAAGCAAAATCATTGCTGCCATTGGAGCCATGTATAATAATAGATTCATTGAGTGTAATTTCTCAGCTTCAGATGTTAAAAGCAACCCCTGAACCACAGATTTCAAAGCTCTCCCAGCAGTTGAACCAATACACATCAAGAACCCAAACAAATGGAACAATGGCTCACTATTACTAGCCAAAACAATACCAAGAACCACAGGAACAAGAGCCAAATAAACCTCAGCAGATTCTTTCTTACAAGTAATCACAAAAGCAAAAATAGCAGTAAAAAATGGAGTAGTAGCACCAATTGCTTGGTTAAACGATACAGGAAGATACCTCAATGAAGTATTACCACAAACCacagaaaaacaaaaaataacacTCAAACCAAGAATCTTGAAAAACTGTTTCCTGCTATGTATTTGCTGAAATGGCACAATTTCCAGCCACTTAATAGCAACTAAACTATAAGTAGCACATGACAACATATGCAACATGGTCAAGAATATTGGATAACGAAAGCCATAAAAACTCAGTAAATACTTGTTGAGCAGCAACACACCAATGTTGGAGCAGTACCAAGAAGCAATAATAAGAGCAGTAAGTATATTTGGTGACACCAAAGAAGTTATACCACCATTGGAATATTGCTGCTGCCTAATTTCAGCAGTTGGGGTTACTGGCATATCCAAGACTTGATCTTGGGGTGATTCCAATCTTGGATTGCTACCCCTTCTGGTTGTCCATGACTGTGCTTCCACCATTACAATGCTCTAGTACTACTGTCCACACTATAAAGTTACAATCTTTACtataaagattcaatctttaacacTCAAGAATGTGATACTACTAATTTTTGTGTACTAAATACTCAATAGCATTTCAAGAAAATATAAGGGGTGGCTAAGTTTGGAGCATATTGGCCTAATGGGTTGAGATCTAAGGGGGTGAAGGACGAGATGAAGATAGGGTAGTGGTAAAGTCTAAAGgttggtgggaaattttggggTTTGATCTAATCAAAGGGTCAAGATTTAGATTTGGAATGGAAGGAGGAATCTGGTTCGTTGGATGAGAATTGAATgagtagaataataaaataaaattattatagCTGTGAACAAAGTGTCGGTACTATATTGGGTGCTTTATGCTTTACGCACTGTGGCACGTGCTGTTGTAAGCGTGTGAGCTGTATTTGTGGACCAATAAGAATTGTCTATCTACATTCCCCCTATATTTCTTGCTATAGTTTAGTGAGGGGTAAATTTATTTGGTGTCttagttgaaaatttcataagatATGTGCTTAAATTAGTCAATTTTAGGTCAAAATTGTACTGACAAAGAAACACTTGTTTTGGAGCCAAATGGAAGTAATACCTGCAATAAGATAATGCCTGCAAATATAAATCAAAGAAACAACCACGAGGTAAATTTTCAATAAATGCACATAAGATGACCTCAAAAACATTTTTTTGCTTAGAGACTAACAATATAC
The DNA window shown above is from Nicotiana tomentosiformis chromosome 8, ASM39032v3, whole genome shotgun sequence and carries:
- the LOC104084669 gene encoding probable sugar phosphate/phosphate translocator At1g12500 translates to MVEAQSWTTRRGSNPRLESPQDQVLDMPVTPTAEIRQQQYSNGGITSLVSPNILTALIIASWYCSNIGVLLLNKYLLSFYGFRYPIFLTMLHMLSCATYSLVAIKWLEIVPFQQIHSRKQFFKILGLSVIFCFSVVCGNTSLRYLPVSFNQAIGATTPFFTAIFAFVITCKKESAEVYLALVPVVLGIVLASNSEPLFHLFGFLMCIGSTAGRALKSVVQGLLLTSEAEKLHSMNLLLYMAPMAAMILLPFTLYIEGNVAAVTLEKAKGDGFMVFLLIGNATVAYLVNLTNFLVTKHTSALTLQVLGNAKAAVAAVVSVLIFRNPVNIMGITGFAVTVMGVVLYSEAKKRSKVIAH